A stretch of DNA from Anaerobacillus isosaccharinicus:
TTCCTCTAAACATTTTACTCCATAGTAACTTCTTTTAATGGTTTTTCTCTTTCATTAACTTTTCCAAGTGAGAGTAAAACTTTCAGTTCAATTGCCTCTAAAAAAGAACGGGGATCTTTATTAGTTAATTTAAAGACTTTTTCCAATCTATACAGCAGCGTATTTCGATGGATAAATAAAGCCCTGGCAGTTTCACTAATATTTAAATTATGGTTAAAAAATTCTTCTAAAGTATTTACTAATGTATCATCAAAAATTTTATAAATCGGATTATTACCTACCATATTGTGAAAAAAATTATTAATTGTTTTTTGCGGGATATTTTTTAAAAGTAAATCTAAGCCTAAGTCGTCAGCAAAAAAAACATTATTTATAGATTGGTCTAATCCGATTGTAATAGCTTCTAATGCTTCTTCAAAGCTATTTTTTAATGAACATTTACTTTGGCATAATGAACCTATTCCAATAGTGATTTTACAATCAAATGTTTGTGCAAGAATATCATTGATATGATTAGCAATTCTAGTGAAATACATTCGATTTACGTCAAGTGATGTAACTTTATTGATAGGTACAAATACTATAAATTTTGAATCACCAATATATGCTTGAAGATAATCATTTTTTCCGGCAAAAACGAAGTCGATACATTGTAAAACTTGATCAATATACTTTTTACTTTCTTTATAAGTTTCAAACGTTTCGAGATCAACCAAAATTGCAACTTTTGGAGAACTTAAATCGATACCTAAAAGGGAAGCTTGTTGTTTAATTGGATAGTTATTTTCTTCTGAATGATAGATAATATTATGAATAAGATGCTCTTTCATTGTTATTTCTGTTCTGTTTTGTAATTTGGCAAAAGTGTTATTAATCATTGTTTCAGCAGTTACTTTAGTGATTAATGCATATCTTTTAATTTCTTCAGGCGGACCAGAGATACCGATTACACCAATAAGCTTTTTATTCCATTCAAGTGGAAGATTGATGCCACTCTTTGAACCGACGTAAGAACTTTTATTATTGTCATTGATAATTACTTCTTTACAAGTGCTAATTGCTTTATAGGCACCTTCATGATACTCATGAATTCTATTTTTTTCTGTACTCCCGACAATACGGCCATTCGTATCAAACAAATTAACATTATAGCCAATAGCCTGAGAAATCTTATCTACGATTTGTTGAGCAAAAATTGGTCTTAGAGTTATTGTATTTATCTTCACCGTCATCTCCCTCTCAACTTTTAGAATATTATAAATATATTCTAAAAGAAAGAAAGCGTTTTCTTAACTTTTTAAGACGAAACGCTCTTTATTTAGGATGAAAGGTAGTATGCGAAAACAAAATACGTTTATATAGTCTAATTTTTTTATGTCACAACCCAATAATACTTTTAAGCTCTTTTATAAAATTTCTACTTACTGGCGCTTCGGATTGGTCATCCATTTTTAATAGGTAAGTATTGTTAAACCAAGGAGTAATTTCTTTAATTTTATATAAATTTATAACATAACCACGATGGCATCTAAAGAACATATTTGGATTTAGGTTTTTTTCTAATTCAGATAGAAGGAAATGTGTTTTATAGTCTTTTCCGTTAGCCTTAAAATAAACATTTCTTTGTTGTGCATATGCCATCGTAATGTCTTCTTGGTCTAACAGATAAAATTTACCATCCAATTCACCGCTGATGCGGGTAAACAGTTTTTTTCTTTCAATTATTGGAGTTTTTCGTTCACCTAATTCATTAATAGCATAGCGAATAATCTCATTAATATCTTCATCTGAAAAAGGTTTTAGAAGATAACCCTTTGCACCAATCTTAAATGCATCAACTGCATATTCTTCATACGCAGTAATGTAAATAATATAAGGTGGGTCTTCAATTTTTTTTAGATAGCGTCCTAGTTTAATTCCGTCCATCCCTGGCATAGAAATATCCAAAAGAATAATATCTGGTTTTGATTGACTAATAACTTCTAGAGCATCTTCAGTACTCGAACAAATACCTATAATCTCTAATTCCTTAAATTGTTTTAAAGTATATTCAAGCTCCATACATATGTGACTTTCATCATCTACGATCATAACTTGTAATAACAACTTAAGTCCTCCCTTGTTCACACGGAATTTTAATTATAACCAAACTACCCTTGGCTGTATTTTTCAATTCGAAAACGTAATTTTCTCCATATAAACTTTTTAAGCGTCTCTTAATATTTGTAAGACCTATCCCCATAGTTTCATCTTTGGTGTCAGACTTTACAGCTTCAATAATTCTTTCTGGAAATCCAGAACCATTATCCCTTAGTTGAACACTAAATTGATTTTTTTCAATATGCGCGGATATAAATAAATTCATAATGCTGGTATTACCGTTAAAACCATGGTTCATTGAATTTTCAACAAGTTGCTGTAATACAAATGTTGGAAATGGAATATCTAAACAATGATTATTGATTTGGATATCTAAGGCTAATTTATCACCAAAACGAGCCTTTTGAATTGATAAATATAAGTTAATTATTTGCATTTCCTCCGAAAAGGGAAGTAAATCATCATTATTTTTTAAAGTTTTTCTAAAAAAAGCTGCTAAGTTGACGATTAATTCTTGAGCTTTTTTAGGATTCATTCTAATAAGTAATTTAATTACACTCACTAGTGTTGCATTAATTAAATTCCACTATTAAAAATACTCAAAATGTTCAATTATTTACTTCCGTGCATAAAAAAAGTCCTTTATAATGGATAAGTCAGGTGGTAATCCCGTCCAAATCCAATAATAAAGGAACAATCACATGGATAAGATTACACGAAAAACTTCATTTGGACAATGGTTTTCACCAATAAATCTCGAATTATTTGATGATCAGGTGAAAACATTGAAATTAGATTTCTACACGAAAAAACTTACGACGGAATCATTTTTAAAATTATTACTCTACGCCCAGCTCGAAGAAGTAGAAAGTCTTCATGCGCTGAGTGACTGTCTTTTTGATGACCAGCTTCAAAAAGGTGTCAACCTTGATTCGATCAGTATCTCTCAGCTCTCACGGCGTTTGAATGGCATGAATCCAGATCTATTTCAAAGGCTTTTTCTGGATTTAGTCTCGAAAATCCATGCGAAAACACACTACACCAAGCTAATCATGCCGCTAAAGATCATTGATTCAAGCACATTGCCACTTAATTTAACCAATCACAAATGGGCAAAGTTCCGCAAAACAAAAGCGGGGGTAAAGCTACATTTGCGCCTTGTTTTTATGGAAAAAGGGATTTCCTACCCTGAAAAGGCTGTGATAACAACGGCAAAGGAACATGATCGTGGTCAACTAGAAATCATGGTAGATGACAGAGAATGCATGTATGTATTTGACCGCGGTTATCTTGATTATGAGCGCTTTGATCGCATGACTGATGAAGGCTACTTTTTTCTTTCTAGACTACGTAAAAACGCAGTTATACGGGAAGTTTACGAATTTAAACTCCCAGAAAGTTCGGCTGTTTTATCGGATCAAATGATCTTAATTGGAACACCACAAAAACGTGCTGAAAACTACTTTCGCCTTTTAAAAGTAATTGATTCAAAAGGAAATGAACTTCATTTAATCACAAATCGGTTTGATTTAAGTGCTGAAGAAATTTCTGAGATGTATAAGTCACGTTGGGCGATTGAGTTGTTTTTCAAATGGATCAAACAGCATCTCAGCATCAAAAAGTTCTACGGTCAAAGCGAATGGGCAATCCACAATCAAGTGTTTATCGCATTAATTGTTTTTTGCCTACATGTTCTAGCTCAGCACGAAACGAAAAGCAAGCGAAAAACCTTACAAATTAGTCGCTACTTAAAAGCGGCCTTGTGGAAGCCAGCACATATCTGGCTTCGAAAAATTGAAGGAAAAGCCGTTCCATAATAAACAAACTGTCGTCGTCCCTAATGTTTAATTGTAAATAAATGCCAAATGGATGGAGCCACCTTTGCTTAGGTATTTACTTTTTTGGCTCTAAACAGGAAAAACCTTAAGACTGAAAATTCAGTCAAATTTTATGCAACACTAGTGAATTACACTTAATGAATTAAACAAAAAGTGGGGATTTACTTGAGACTTTAAGGCTGAATATTCTGCTCTTTCTAGTAATCTATTTTGTTCATCTAATCGAACGTTATTTAATTGTAGACTTAGTAATTCAGCTAGACCAGTGACGAGCTTTAATTCTGTTAGATTAATTGCTTGTTTTATTTTATATACTTTCAAGAAACCGATAATCTCTTTGTTACATATTAGTGGAGTAATAGCTACATAATTTAATTGACAGTTTCCTTTACAGTGCAATTCGTCTGTGATATTAGCTGTAAAAACATTATTACTTAAGAGCATTTGATTTACATTTTTAGCAAGTGTAGAACTAATTGGTTTTCCTATCTGATGTGCCTCACAACCAGTTCCCATAAAGGCTAGATATTTACTTTGATTAGATATAGCTACACCATCAAATGTACTTACAGAATAAATTATTTTTACAATTGTTTCAGCTGTTTTTTCATTAAATCCTCTTTTTAAAATAGTTAACGTTTGTTTGGCAATATCCAATGCTTTTTCTGCATAGTTCGCTCCATATATATCCTTATTAGATTGAATATTTTTCACAAAACCTAGGAAGAGCGCAATCCCTAAAGAATTTACAAAAATTGAATTAAGACCATACATTCCTACAACGACCTCAGCAATAATTGTAGGTTTAGCTAACCATAAGACTAGTAATTTATGTAGCAATTCAGCGGCTACCCCTGTCAGGAAGGCAATTATAAAGGAGGTACCTTTTTTACCAATCTTTAAATAGACTAGTCCACCTATGAGACCTGCTAAAATATTCCCTATCAAATCAGGGACAATTGTAAATCCACCCATAGTATATCGGTGAATGCCACCAATCAGGCCAGACAATACTCCAACCGTTGGCCCTCCAATAATTCCACCAATAACGGGTCCCACTATTCTACTATTTAATATATCACCATTAACAGTCTCTTGGCCTAAAATATTTCCTAAAATAGAGAGGCCACCAAAAATTAAAATAAATACCCCTTTTTCTTTTGAAGATGGGTCTATAAGAGACGAGCGTCTTAGTGTTAAAGGATAGGCTAATAAACAAATAACTGCCACTATTTTAATGCTCTCTATGAAAAAATGTAATTTCAAAACTGTCCCACCTTTATAGGAATATTCAGTTTTTTGATAAGGTGTAATTACCTAACTTTAAAAAACATAAATCTGTTTTCCTTACTATTATTTTATATGATATAAAATAATATGTACATAGAAAGGGAAATTCTAATTGAACAATATATACAAATATCGCTAAGGATGGTTAGCTATTTTTCTATTATTTAAACGGTAGAGATAAAGGTGGAAAAATATTAAGATAGATAGAAAGAGGGACTTCACTCCAAATTATATCAACGGTTATTATTTATTTAATACACTTTTCGTAAACTTTATTGCTTTTAGGGCATCTTTTGAGAAAAATAGGCTTTTTGAAACAAATTTATTTGTCCCATTGGCTTATTTATTCTCAAAAGCGTGAAGAACCAAGCATTCGCTTGGTTACGACCTAAACGCTGATAGCAACAATCTTTTAGAAAACAAAGTAAAAGGGGGAGTTAT
This window harbors:
- a CDS encoding CdaR family transcriptional regulator encodes the protein MKINTITLRPIFAQQIVDKISQAIGYNVNLFDTNGRIVGSTEKNRIHEYHEGAYKAISTCKEVIINDNNKSSYVGSKSGINLPLEWNKKLIGVIGISGPPEEIKRYALITKVTAETMINNTFAKLQNRTEITMKEHLIHNIIYHSEENNYPIKQQASLLGIDLSSPKVAILVDLETFETYKESKKYIDQVLQCIDFVFAGKNDYLQAYIGDSKFIVFVPINKVTSLDVNRMYFTRIANHINDILAQTFDCKITIGIGSLCQSKCSLKNSFEEALEAITIGLDQSINNVFFADDLGLDLLLKNIPQKTINNFFHNMVGNNPIYKIFDDTLVNTLEEFFNHNLNISETARALFIHRNTLLYRLEKVFKLTNKDPRSFLEAIELKVLLSLGKVNEREKPLKEVTME
- a CDS encoding LytR/AlgR family response regulator transcription factor → MLLQVMIVDDESHICMELEYTLKQFKELEIIGICSSTEDALEVISQSKPDIILLDISMPGMDGIKLGRYLKKIEDPPYIIYITAYEEYAVDAFKIGAKGYLLKPFSDEDINEIIRYAINELGERKTPIIERKKLFTRISGELDGKFYLLDQEDITMAYAQQRNVYFKANGKDYKTHFLLSELEKNLNPNMFFRCHRGYVINLYKIKEITPWFNNTYLLKMDDQSEAPVSRNFIKELKSIIGL
- a CDS encoding sensor histidine kinase, producing MSVIKLLIRMNPKKAQELIVNLAAFFRKTLKNNDDLLPFSEEMQIINLYLSIQKARFGDKLALDIQINNHCLDIPFPTFVLQQLVENSMNHGFNGNTSIMNLFISAHIEKNQFSVQLRDNGSGFPERIIEAVKSDTKDETMGIGLTNIKRRLKSLYGENYVFELKNTAKGSLVIIKIPCEQGRT
- a CDS encoding IS4 family transposase, with the protein product MDKITRKTSFGQWFSPINLELFDDQVKTLKLDFYTKKLTTESFLKLLLYAQLEEVESLHALSDCLFDDQLQKGVNLDSISISQLSRRLNGMNPDLFQRLFLDLVSKIHAKTHYTKLIMPLKIIDSSTLPLNLTNHKWAKFRKTKAGVKLHLRLVFMEKGISYPEKAVITTAKEHDRGQLEIMVDDRECMYVFDRGYLDYERFDRMTDEGYFFLSRLRKNAVIREVYEFKLPESSAVLSDQMILIGTPQKRAENYFRLLKVIDSKGNELHLITNRFDLSAEEISEMYKSRWAIELFFKWIKQHLSIKKFYGQSEWAIHNQVFIALIVFCLHVLAQHETKSKRKTLQISRYLKAALWKPAHIWLRKIEGKAVP
- a CDS encoding LytS/YhcK type 5TM receptor domain-containing protein translates to MKLHFFIESIKIVAVICLLAYPLTLRRSSLIDPSSKEKGVFILIFGGLSILGNILGQETVNGDILNSRIVGPVIGGIIGGPTVGVLSGLIGGIHRYTMGGFTIVPDLIGNILAGLIGGLVYLKIGKKGTSFIIAFLTGVAAELLHKLLVLWLAKPTIIAEVVVGMYGLNSIFVNSLGIALFLGFVKNIQSNKDIYGANYAEKALDIAKQTLTILKRGFNEKTAETIVKIIYSVSTFDGVAISNQSKYLAFMGTGCEAHQIGKPISSTLAKNVNQMLLSNNVFTANITDELHCKGNCQLNYVAITPLICNKEIIGFLKVYKIKQAINLTELKLVTGLAELLSLQLNNVRLDEQNRLLERAEYSALKSQVNPHFLFNSLSVIH